The Mycetohabitans endofungorum genome contains a region encoding:
- the accD gene encoding acetyl-CoA carboxylase, carboxyltransferase subunit beta, producing MSWLDKLLPPKIKQTDPRSRKSIPEGLWVKCPNCEAVLYRNDVQANLHVCPKCDHHMRMGARERLDVLLDPEGRYEIGQEIVPVDALKFKDSRKYPDRLKDAMDETGETDAMVVMGGAIHTLPVVVACFEFAFMGGSMGSVVGERFVRGAKNALEQQVPFICFAASGGARMQESVLSLMQMAKTTAMLTKLSEAKLPFISVLTDPTMGGVSASFAFLGDVVIAEPRALIGFAGPRVIEQTVREKLPEGFQRSEFLLQKGAIDMIVDRRKMREEIARLIALLTHQPADAVA from the coding sequence ATGAGTTGGCTGGATAAACTGCTGCCGCCGAAGATCAAGCAAACGGATCCGCGCAGCCGCAAGAGCATCCCGGAAGGACTGTGGGTCAAGTGCCCGAACTGCGAAGCGGTGCTTTACCGCAATGATGTGCAGGCCAACCTGCACGTGTGTCCGAAGTGCGATCACCACATGCGGATGGGGGCACGCGAGCGGTTGGACGTGTTGCTCGATCCGGAGGGTCGCTATGAGATCGGCCAGGAGATCGTGCCGGTCGACGCGCTGAAGTTCAAGGACAGCCGTAAATATCCGGATCGGCTCAAGGACGCGATGGACGAGACCGGCGAGACCGACGCGATGGTCGTGATGGGCGGTGCGATCCACACGTTGCCGGTAGTGGTCGCCTGCTTTGAGTTTGCGTTCATGGGTGGCTCGATGGGCTCGGTCGTTGGCGAGCGCTTCGTGCGCGGGGCGAAGAACGCGCTCGAGCAGCAGGTCCCGTTTATTTGCTTTGCCGCATCGGGCGGCGCGCGGATGCAGGAAAGCGTGCTATCGCTGATGCAGATGGCCAAGACCACAGCGATGCTCACCAAGCTCTCCGAGGCCAAGCTGCCGTTCATCTCGGTGCTGACCGACCCAACGATGGGCGGCGTGTCGGCCAGCTTCGCGTTCCTGGGCGATGTCGTGATTGCCGAGCCCCGCGCGCTGATCGGCTTCGCCGGCCCGCGTGTGATCGAGCAGACGGTGCGTGAGAAACTGCCAGAGGGCTTTCAGCGTTCGGAATTTCTGCTGCAAAAAGGTGCGATTGACATGATCGTGGATCGGCGCAAGATGCGCGAGGAAATTGCCCGGCTGATCGCGCTGTTGACGCACCAGCCGGCGGACGCGGTCGCGTGA
- a CDS encoding FimV/HubP family polar landmark protein, with the protein MTVRAGGARACAVVVAAMVAVLPPGAAAAGTNTSADGTGGASVAESAGPNRFVVKPGQSLNDIASAVVQSNDRAMRDRMVALLFEANPSAFMGRDPNRLKIGAVIRVPDDAAATVTTGASAMAASGAGNALPPAASGTAAPGGAASSSAARAVSTPTVAASQGTDHASARTGASLRLSSAIAAGAAVLAVLLVGLLSALVRRRRRTAANGDMGGAQGVGPREETRAGAARAPDDGLPHRVLAIRTGSEPSDGAAAHAADTACESPTSDAGQAGLLPRAVSAAGAHDALSRGDTVEHGPNAAPPSSSVVLAASAAESLTVTATHAGERQTPLAPDFPAHAAAALASLELSLPPLSSTPSSANDAAIAAVERDAPMASPPSVAPPPGVGAAPFGALNLDFDLNLPPLAEQPCVVSTPDELAAIARNKLDLAVEYMELGDAAGARALVSEVIASNESTTLDEARKLHAVLTPL; encoded by the coding sequence ATGACTGTTCGAGCAGGGGGGGCGCGCGCGTGCGCTGTGGTGGTGGCGGCAATGGTTGCGGTGTTGCCGCCGGGCGCGGCGGCAGCCGGAACGAATACCAGCGCGGACGGCACGGGCGGCGCGTCGGTTGCCGAGAGCGCAGGCCCCAATCGTTTTGTCGTCAAGCCCGGCCAATCGCTGAACGACATAGCCAGTGCTGTGGTCCAGTCCAACGACCGGGCGATGCGTGACAGGATGGTGGCACTGCTGTTCGAGGCCAATCCCAGCGCGTTCATGGGGCGCGATCCGAACCGCTTGAAGATCGGCGCGGTGATCCGCGTACCAGACGACGCGGCGGCGACGGTGACGACCGGGGCGTCGGCGATGGCCGCGTCGGGCGCCGGCAATGCACTGCCGCCCGCGGCGTCGGGCACGGCCGCGCCGGGTGGCGCCGCGTCCTCATCTGCGGCGCGGGCGGTTTCGACACCTACCGTGGCGGCGAGCCAGGGTACGGACCACGCGTCGGCCCGCACGGGTGCCTCACTACGTCTGTCGTCGGCGATCGCGGCGGGTGCTGCTGTGCTGGCGGTCCTGTTGGTGGGGTTGCTGAGTGCACTGGTGCGACGACGGCGGCGCACGGCAGCTAACGGCGACATGGGCGGTGCACAAGGCGTTGGCCCACGCGAAGAGACTCGAGCGGGTGCGGCGCGTGCGCCGGATGATGGCTTGCCGCATCGCGTCTTGGCGATACGGACCGGATCTGAGCCGTCTGACGGCGCGGCAGCCCATGCCGCTGACACGGCGTGCGAAAGCCCGACCAGTGACGCTGGTCAGGCCGGCCTGCTGCCTAGGGCCGTTTCCGCCGCCGGAGCGCACGACGCGTTGTCTCGCGGTGACACGGTCGAGCACGGTCCGAACGCTGCGCCGCCGTCATCGAGTGTTGTTTTAGCCGCCTCAGCAGCCGAATCGCTGACTGTCACAGCAACGCACGCCGGGGAGCGGCAAACGCCGCTAGCGCCCGACTTTCCGGCACACGCCGCTGCCGCGCTGGCATCGCTGGAGCTGTCGCTGCCGCCGCTGTCGTCCACGCCGTCGAGCGCGAACGATGCGGCAATTGCTGCCGTTGAGCGCGACGCACCGATGGCCTCGCCACCCTCCGTTGCGCCGCCGCCCGGCGTCGGTGCCGCCCCTTTCGGCGCACTGAACCTCGATTTTGATCTCAATTTGCCGCCGCTGGCCGAACAACCGTGCGTCGTGTCGACGCCGGACGAACTCGCCGCGATCGCCCGTAACAAGCTCGATCTGGCCGTCGAATACATGGAGTTGGGCGATGCGGCGGGCGCGCGCGCATTGGTCAGTGAAGTCATCGCGTCGAACGAGTCGACGACGCTGGACGAGGCGCGGAAGCTGCACGCCGTGCTTACGCCGCTTTGA
- a CDS encoding CvpA family protein — protein MTDATLTAFDYAVIVVIGLSALRGMWRGLLAEVFGLIGWVVALIVAAVYAPALVRYVPANWPGGVLTQYLVAFFGLAATVLVVSGVVGALITRLAEAGGLRGVDRTLGILFGLIRGVLLVLVLVAVAGLTELPRQNFWRNAMFRPYAEYGVRELKPFLPAAIAAYVHF, from the coding sequence GTGACAGACGCGACGTTGACCGCTTTCGACTACGCCGTGATCGTGGTCATCGGCCTGTCGGCGCTACGCGGGATGTGGCGGGGGCTGCTGGCGGAGGTATTCGGCCTGATTGGGTGGGTCGTCGCGTTGATTGTCGCCGCGGTCTATGCGCCAGCGCTGGTACGCTATGTACCGGCGAACTGGCCCGGCGGTGTGCTGACGCAGTACCTAGTCGCGTTTTTCGGCTTGGCGGCAACTGTACTGGTTGTCTCTGGCGTGGTCGGTGCGCTGATCACGCGGCTTGCCGAAGCCGGCGGGCTGCGCGGTGTCGATCGCACGTTGGGCATACTATTTGGGCTGATACGAGGCGTCCTGCTGGTACTCGTATTGGTGGCGGTCGCCGGGTTGACCGAGCTGCCGCGACAGAATTTTTGGCGCAACGCGATGTTCAGGCCTTATGCCGAATACGGCGTGCGCGAACTGAAACCGTTCCTGCCGGCCGCGATTGCAGCGTACGTGCATTTCTGA
- a CDS encoding SPOR domain-containing protein: MGLFSFGSKDNAGPSRTTAGSRAGRTSRREQRAERRPDPDAMLLDPTLPEKQRARRRLVGAIALVVAAVVALPMILDSQPKPFTDDIAIHIPAQLESAPASSHAHGDEVMPATAPPPRGKTAMETGRARAQSGANASFDASSPGGTPNAPAGNRYVVQLGALNSDAAARDWVGRLKALGVPAYVERRRQSDGSERILLRAGPFADRSAAAAAVAKVREAGLTSGGDSKRTQ, from the coding sequence ATGGGATTGTTCTCCTTCGGCAGCAAAGACAACGCGGGCCCGTCTCGGACCACCGCGGGGAGCCGTGCCGGCCGCACGAGCCGCCGCGAGCAGCGTGCCGAGCGCCGCCCCGATCCGGACGCGATGCTGCTCGATCCGACGCTGCCTGAGAAACAGCGCGCGCGTCGGCGCCTGGTCGGTGCGATCGCGCTGGTCGTGGCGGCCGTGGTCGCGCTGCCGATGATTCTCGACTCCCAACCAAAGCCCTTTACCGACGACATCGCCATCCACATTCCGGCGCAGCTCGAATCGGCGCCGGCATCGTCGCATGCGCATGGCGATGAGGTGATGCCGGCCACCGCGCCGCCGCCGCGCGGCAAGACTGCGATGGAAACCGGGCGCGCTCGAGCACAAAGCGGTGCGAATGCGTCATTTGACGCGTCGAGCCCCGGCGGTACGCCGAATGCACCAGCCGGCAATCGCTACGTGGTGCAACTGGGCGCGCTGAACAGCGATGCCGCCGCGCGGGATTGGGTGGGCCGGTTGAAGGCGCTTGGCGTGCCGGCCTATGTCGAGCGCCGGCGCCAGTCCGACGGCAGCGAGCGCATCCTATTGCGCGCCGGACCTTTCGCCGATCGTTCGGCGGCCGCTGCCGCGGTGGCGAAGGTGCGCGAGGCCGGCCTGACCTCGGGCGGTGACAGCAAGCGCACGCAGTAG
- a CDS encoding DNA-methyltransferase: MHGDKLSERAGPDDDRGEPADGGCDFALALDALHPRAIPPGIALCNRDFVADVGSLADQSIDLILADPPYGLGKDYGNDSDKRNGQDFIAWTCRWLELAIPKLKPSGSLYVFCTWQYAPEIFCFLKRRLTMINEIIWDRRVPSMGGTTRRFTSVHDNIGFFAASKDYYFDLDSVRIPYDPVTKKARSRRLFEGSKWLELGYNPKDVWSVSRLHRQHGERVAHPTQKPLEIIERMVLSSCPPGGLVLDPFMGSGTTAVACARHQRRFVGYEINPEYCALARRRLAALEADRAILDETSSHVPN; encoded by the coding sequence ATGCACGGCGACAAACTGAGCGAACGAGCCGGACCGGACGACGATCGCGGCGAGCCGGCCGACGGCGGGTGTGACTTCGCGCTGGCGCTCGATGCACTGCATCCGCGCGCCATCCCGCCGGGGATTGCGTTATGCAATCGCGATTTCGTTGCCGACGTGGGGAGCCTAGCTGACCAGTCGATCGACCTGATTCTGGCCGACCCGCCATACGGGCTGGGCAAGGACTATGGCAACGATTCGGACAAACGCAACGGCCAGGATTTCATCGCGTGGACCTGCCGCTGGCTCGAGCTGGCCATTCCGAAGCTTAAGCCGAGCGGCTCACTGTATGTATTCTGCACGTGGCAATACGCGCCGGAAATCTTCTGCTTCTTGAAGCGCCGGCTCACGATGATCAACGAGATTATCTGGGACCGGCGCGTGCCGAGCATGGGCGGCACGACGCGCCGGTTCACGTCGGTGCACGACAACATCGGCTTTTTCGCGGCGTCGAAGGACTATTACTTCGACCTAGACTCGGTGCGTATCCCGTACGATCCTGTCACGAAGAAGGCCCGCTCGCGGCGCCTTTTCGAAGGCAGCAAATGGCTCGAACTCGGCTATAACCCGAAGGACGTCTGGTCGGTGTCGCGCCTGCATCGCCAGCATGGCGAGCGCGTCGCGCATCCGACGCAAAAGCCGCTGGAGATTATCGAGCGAATGGTGCTGTCCAGCTGCCCGCCGGGCGGTTTGGTGCTCGATCCGTTCATGGGCAGTGGCACCACCGCGGTGGCCTGCGCGCGGCACCAGCGCCGCTTTGTCGGCTACGAGATCAATCCTGAATACTGCGCGCTTGCTCGCCGGCGATTGGCTGCGCTGGAGGCAGACCGCGCGATCTTAGACGAGACTTCATCCCATGTCCCGAATTGA
- the trpB gene encoding tryptophan synthase subunit beta, whose protein sequence is MYNLPDERGHFGPYGGVFVAETLVHALAELRDAYDQYRQDSEFVNEYARELKHFVGRPSPIYHAQRWSELLGGAQIYLKREDLNHTGAHKVNNVIGQALLARRMGKPRVIAETGAGQHGVATATIAARLGMECVVYMGVEDVRRQAANVYRMKLLGATVVPVDSGSRTLKDALNEAMRDWVTNVENTFYIIGTVAGPHPYPMMVRDFQRVIGDECRVQMPELVGRQPDAVIACVGGGSNAMGIFYPYIDDTAVQLIGVEAAGDGLGSGRHAASLIGGTPGVLHGNRTYLLQDENGQIIDTHSVSAGLDYPGVGPEHAWLHDTGRAQYVGITDDEALQAFHDCCRIEGIIPALESSHALAYAAKLAPSLACDKLLLVNLSGRGDKDMHTVAERAGIAF, encoded by the coding sequence ATGTACAACTTGCCTGATGAACGTGGCCACTTCGGCCCTTATGGTGGCGTGTTCGTCGCCGAAACCTTGGTTCATGCGCTCGCTGAACTGCGCGACGCGTACGACCAATACCGGCAGGATTCCGAGTTTGTCAACGAATATGCGCGCGAGTTAAAGCATTTCGTCGGCCGTCCGTCGCCGATCTATCACGCACAGCGTTGGAGCGAGCTGCTCGGCGGTGCGCAGATTTACTTGAAGCGCGAGGACTTGAATCACACTGGCGCGCATAAGGTCAACAACGTGATCGGCCAGGCGTTGCTGGCGCGCCGTATGGGCAAACCGCGCGTCATCGCGGAGACGGGCGCCGGCCAGCACGGCGTGGCCACGGCGACGATCGCCGCGCGCCTTGGCATGGAATGCGTGGTGTACATGGGCGTCGAGGATGTGCGCCGGCAGGCGGCGAACGTTTACCGGATGAAGCTGCTTGGCGCGACCGTCGTGCCGGTTGACTCGGGCTCGCGCACGCTGAAGGACGCGCTGAACGAGGCGATGCGCGACTGGGTCACGAATGTCGAGAATACGTTTTACATCATCGGCACCGTGGCCGGCCCCCATCCGTATCCGATGATGGTGCGTGACTTTCAGCGCGTAATCGGCGACGAGTGCCGCGTGCAGATGCCCGAACTGGTCGGTCGCCAGCCGGACGCGGTGATCGCGTGTGTGGGGGGCGGCTCGAATGCGATGGGCATTTTCTATCCCTACATCGACGACACGGCGGTGCAATTGATCGGCGTGGAGGCGGCCGGCGATGGACTGGGCAGCGGCCGGCACGCGGCGTCGCTGATCGGCGGCACGCCCGGCGTGCTGCATGGCAACCGCACCTATCTGTTGCAGGACGAAAACGGGCAGATCATCGATACGCATTCGGTCTCCGCGGGGCTGGACTATCCGGGTGTCGGGCCGGAACATGCGTGGCTGCACGATACCGGCCGTGCACAGTACGTCGGGATCACCGATGATGAGGCGCTGCAGGCGTTTCACGACTGCTGCCGCATCGAGGGCATCATTCCCGCGCTCGAGTCCAGCCACGCGCTTGCGTATGCAGCGAAGCTTGCACCGAGCTTGGCGTGCGACAAGCTGCTGCTGGTGAACCTGTCGGGACGTGGCGACAAGGACATGCATACGGTGGCTGAGCGCGCCGGCATTGCGTTTTGA
- a CDS encoding phosphoribosylanthranilate isomerase, with amino-acid sequence MTEPATTRAAAPACRARRTRVKLCGLSTAQDVDCAVALGADAIGLVFYPPSPRCVSIEIAAALARRVPAFMTVVGLFVNADDALFEQVLDAVPLGMVQFHGDETPQRCAALAGRAGLRWLRALRVGPATQPADLVELSVNYACATGLLLDTLVAGYGGGGKVFDWSLIPADIARQAVLSGGLNAQNVTDAIHRVRPYAVDVSSGIEVPGAKGVKDHARMAAFVDAVRAADVAAAAMGAR; translated from the coding sequence GTGACTGAGCCCGCCACCACCAGGGCCGCCGCGCCGGCCTGCCGTGCGCGGCGCACGCGCGTGAAGCTGTGTGGCCTGTCCACCGCGCAAGACGTCGATTGCGCGGTCGCACTGGGTGCCGATGCGATTGGACTGGTCTTCTATCCGCCCAGCCCGCGTTGTGTGAGCATCGAGATTGCCGCCGCGCTGGCGCGCCGAGTCCCGGCATTCATGACCGTGGTGGGGCTGTTCGTTAATGCCGACGACGCGCTGTTCGAACAGGTGCTCGACGCGGTGCCGCTTGGCATGGTGCAATTTCACGGCGACGAGACGCCGCAGCGTTGCGCTGCATTGGCGGGGCGCGCGGGCCTGCGCTGGCTGCGCGCCCTACGTGTCGGACCGGCTACCCAGCCGGCTGATTTGGTAGAATTATCGGTCAACTATGCTTGCGCGACGGGCTTGCTGCTCGATACGCTGGTCGCCGGCTATGGCGGAGGCGGAAAGGTTTTCGATTGGTCACTTATTCCAGCAGATATCGCGCGTCAGGCCGTTTTGAGTGGTGGGTTGAACGCGCAAAACGTAACTGACGCCATCCACCGGGTGCGCCCGTATGCCGTGGATGTGTCCAGTGGCATCGAAGTGCCGGGTGCAAAGGGCGTGAAGGATCATGCCCGAATGGCGGCGTTCGTCGATGCCGTGCGGGCCGCAGATGTGGCAGCGGCGGCGATGGGCGCCCGGTGA
- the folC gene encoding bifunctional tetrahydrofolate synthase/dihydrofolate synthase — MTVFATLQDWLTHLETAHPVGIDMGLARIGCVKAALGLQFDCPVITVGGTNGKGSTCAILEAILLRAGYHVGCHTSPHLLEFNERARVDGRNATDDELLPHFEAIEAARLSLPEPVSLTYFEFTTLAIMRLFASRQLDAVILEVGLGGRLDAVNIIDADCAVITSVDLDHQHYLGDTREQIGREKAGIFRPGKPAIVGDPLPPSSVVEHAESIGADLWLFNRDFHYEGHAGSERQQWSYRGRTLKRAALAYPALRGANQLLNTAAALAALEALRERLPVSAQDIRLGLANVELPGRFQVLPGKPAIVLDVAHNPHAAAVLAQNLGNMGYFPYTYAVFGAMADKDIAGVLARLKGEVDHWCVTELPTSRAASAVDIEQTLVALGVSRGDPDASSDASIRRFANPQLAYQDALSRAGENDRIVVFGSFYTVAGVMAYRKMQHH, encoded by the coding sequence ATGACTGTTTTCGCCACGCTTCAGGATTGGCTCACGCATTTGGAAACCGCCCATCCGGTCGGTATCGACATGGGGCTGGCACGCATTGGGTGCGTCAAAGCGGCGCTTGGCCTGCAGTTCGACTGTCCGGTGATCACCGTGGGCGGCACCAACGGCAAGGGATCGACGTGCGCGATTCTGGAAGCGATTCTGCTGCGTGCCGGCTATCACGTCGGGTGCCACACGTCGCCCCACTTGCTCGAGTTCAACGAACGCGCGCGTGTGGATGGCCGCAATGCGACTGATGACGAACTACTGCCGCATTTTGAAGCGATCGAGGCTGCACGGTTGTCGTTGCCCGAGCCGGTGTCGTTGACTTACTTCGAGTTCACGACGCTGGCGATTATGCGCTTGTTCGCATCCCGCCAGCTCGATGCGGTGATTTTAGAGGTCGGCCTGGGCGGCCGGCTCGACGCGGTGAATATCATCGATGCCGATTGTGCGGTCATCACCAGCGTCGATCTGGACCACCAGCATTACCTTGGCGACACGCGGGAACAGATCGGCCGCGAGAAGGCGGGGATCTTCCGTCCCGGCAAGCCGGCGATCGTTGGCGATCCGCTGCCGCCGTCCAGCGTGGTCGAGCATGCCGAGTCGATCGGCGCCGACCTGTGGTTGTTCAACCGCGATTTCCACTACGAGGGTCATGCCGGCAGCGAGCGGCAGCAATGGAGCTACCGCGGCCGCACGCTCAAACGCGCGGCGCTGGCCTATCCGGCGCTGCGCGGCGCAAACCAGTTACTCAATACCGCGGCGGCGCTCGCCGCGCTCGAGGCGCTGCGCGAGCGTCTGCCAGTCAGCGCGCAGGATATTCGGCTCGGGCTGGCCAATGTCGAGCTGCCCGGGCGCTTCCAGGTGCTGCCCGGCAAACCGGCGATCGTGCTGGATGTTGCGCACAACCCTCACGCGGCCGCGGTGTTGGCACAGAATCTGGGCAACATGGGCTATTTCCCCTACACCTATGCAGTGTTCGGCGCGATGGCCGACAAGGATATCGCCGGTGTGCTCGCACGCTTGAAAGGCGAGGTCGACCATTGGTGTGTAACCGAGTTGCCCACGTCGCGTGCGGCCAGTGCGGTCGACATCGAACAGACATTGGTGGCGCTGGGTGTGTCGCGCGGCGATCCCGACGCATCCTCGGACGCGTCGATTCGGCGGTTCGCGAATCCACAGCTTGCCTATCAGGATGCACTCAGTCGGGCGGGCGAAAATGATAGAATCGTGGTCTTTGGTAGTTTCTATACGGTAGCCGGCGTGATGGCCTATCGTAAGATGCAGCATCATTGA
- the trpA gene encoding tryptophan synthase subunit alpha: MSRIETKFAALTRARRKGLIPFMTAGDPDPARTVEFMHALAAGGADVIELGVPFSDPMADGPVIQRSSERALARGITLRRVLDDVRVFRERDRDTPVVLMGYANPIERMGREAFGAAAREAGVDGVLVVDYPPEEAAEFADAMRGYGIDPIFLLAPTSTEERIAAVGRVASGYVYYVSLKGVTGAANLDVSSIAGKMPTIKARVPLPIGVGFGIRDAAMARAVAEVSDAVVIGSRIVQLLEQTPGQDAAHVLKAFVAEVRHALDHAA; encoded by the coding sequence ATGTCCCGAATTGAAACGAAGTTTGCGGCGTTGACCCGCGCTCGACGCAAGGGTCTGATTCCATTCATGACCGCGGGCGATCCGGATCCGGCGCGCACCGTCGAGTTCATGCACGCGCTGGCTGCTGGTGGCGCCGACGTGATCGAGCTTGGTGTGCCGTTCTCGGACCCGATGGCCGACGGACCCGTGATCCAGCGCTCGTCCGAGCGGGCGCTGGCGCGCGGTATCACGCTGCGGCGCGTGCTCGACGACGTGCGCGTGTTTCGCGAGCGCGACCGTGACACACCCGTGGTGCTGATGGGATACGCGAATCCGATTGAGCGGATGGGGCGCGAGGCGTTCGGCGCCGCGGCGCGTGAGGCCGGCGTCGATGGCGTGCTGGTGGTCGACTATCCGCCCGAGGAAGCTGCCGAATTCGCCGACGCGATGCGCGGCTACGGCATCGATCCGATCTTCCTGCTCGCGCCGACGTCCACTGAAGAGCGCATTGCCGCGGTGGGGCGCGTGGCGAGCGGCTATGTCTATTATGTGTCGCTCAAGGGCGTGACCGGTGCGGCAAATCTCGACGTTTCCAGCATCGCAGGTAAAATGCCGACCATCAAGGCGCGGGTGCCTTTGCCGATCGGAGTCGGTTTCGGCATTCGCGATGCCGCCATGGCCCGTGCGGTCGCCGAGGTTAGCGACGCGGTCGTGATCGGTAGCCGCATTGTCCAACTGCTCGAGCAGACACCCGGGCAGGACGCTGCGCACGTACTCAAGGCGTTTGTCGCCGAGGTGCGGCACGCGCTGGACCACGCAGCCTGA
- the truA gene encoding tRNA pseudouridine(38-40) synthase TruA gives MRIALGLQYDGAAFCGWQAQPHGNTVQNVLERALEQFAQVPLPTVVAGRTDTGVHALGQVVHFDTQLDRAEFSWVRGVNAFLPPSVSVQWAKPMPPTFHARFAAFERTYFYVLYVHPVRSPMLAGRAGWVHTALDVEMMREAASYLIGEHDFSSFRSSDCQAKTPVKHLYAIDIVEHGPFVHLRFRANAFLHHMVRNIMGCLVSVGRRRHPAHWMAEVLAARERKHAAPTFMPDGLYLTQVGYPDDFGVPPPNLASLPFSEVWHRD, from the coding sequence ATGCGCATCGCGCTGGGACTTCAGTATGACGGCGCCGCATTTTGCGGCTGGCAGGCGCAGCCGCACGGCAATACGGTGCAGAACGTGCTCGAGCGTGCACTGGAGCAGTTCGCGCAAGTGCCGCTGCCCACGGTTGTCGCCGGCCGTACCGACACGGGTGTGCATGCGCTCGGTCAAGTCGTGCATTTTGATACACAGCTCGACCGAGCAGAATTTTCGTGGGTTCGTGGAGTCAACGCGTTCTTGCCGCCCAGTGTCTCGGTGCAGTGGGCCAAGCCGATGCCGCCGACTTTTCATGCGCGCTTTGCGGCGTTCGAGCGCACGTATTTCTATGTGCTGTATGTGCATCCCGTGCGCTCGCCGATGCTCGCGGGGCGCGCCGGGTGGGTTCATACGGCGCTGGATGTCGAGATGATGCGCGAGGCCGCCAGTTATTTGATTGGTGAGCACGATTTTTCGTCGTTTCGCTCGTCCGATTGCCAGGCGAAGACGCCCGTCAAGCACCTGTATGCGATTGATATCGTCGAGCATGGGCCGTTCGTGCATTTGCGCTTTCGCGCGAATGCGTTTCTGCACCACATGGTGCGCAACATTATGGGCTGCCTGGTGTCGGTGGGACGGCGCAGGCATCCGGCCCATTGGATGGCCGAAGTGCTAGCCGCTCGCGAGCGCAAGCACGCGGCGCCGACGTTCATGCCGGATGGCCTGTATCTGACGCAGGTGGGGTATCCTGACGACTTCGGCGTGCCGCCGCCCAATCTTGCCAGTTTGCCGTTCAGCGAGGTATGGCATCGTGACTGA